A single Drosophila ananassae strain 14024-0371.13 chromosome 3L, ASM1763931v2, whole genome shotgun sequence DNA region contains:
- the LOC6494995 gene encoding potassium voltage-gated channel subfamily KQT member 5 isoform X1, producing MDPDNDIYAFYDIREYKGKCRPGRPISERILQPRMSLLGKPLNYNRGTRRDVRYRRLQSRLYNFLERPRGLHAIFYHVMVFLMVFTCLALSVFSTIKEYEEDAVYILFRMEILVVIWFTMEFGARLWSSGCRSRYQGCIGRLKFIKRPFCIIDIVTILASIVVLGMGTSGQVFATSALRGLRFFQILRMVRMDRRGGTWKLLGSVVYAHRQELITTMYIGFLGLIFASFLVYMWEKDVNDKFSNFAQALWWGVITLCTVGYGDMVPITWQGKLIASCCALLGISFFALPAGILGSGFALKVQQQQRQKHMIRRRQPAATLIQAVWRCYAADEHSVSVATWKIHQVALPSPPASSENWERLLKNITEYRRASSSFKHNTSFVARLPTIRRHKSQTIQTPGGGDGTGMSKPPGSSRASTRYTRTIRDINASVENLASQPPESLANCKLSSSAGSLAQFPDPEPEIQVHVVSERDQGQELVKSEPNQSSRNLTIPVVLYGFLHGNFFGSTLSLRGSRVAPANDRDVEAGCHQEEDKPGEDACRRSNTLPLPGISRRSPSSSPSRSPGSGRTGRFFAAASHFLETGFSHSATTGGGGGGGASSEVANEDEEPRCTQLTNRHKTAIRFIRKLKYFVARRKFKEALKPYDVKDVMEQYAAGHVDLLGRVKMLHLRLDQILGKQGSKAKDVYASKISLASRVVKVERQVADIEEKLDVLIKAYMEDRDRFLALPLPAKPKIHSISPNHKPLHHAHNLAMIDVWKRTAALSVHPEQVTTTPVVSASVTDGSELKSLTATQTATTTTDAIATQTPMPPHMQHTATNTKSSVLNSYQLGSEKQQHNDVFMTELENRTKKRVTLSLQRSTSEPYSKQEQRINIPDEGAESLDSSAKPTPPDSSIILIDEYEDFEEEDLNCEGEMEHFPSWEIDSDIGVDVDVDADADGDCDESTEDTALLQCATRTAIVITPISPVSSAHNLQQLNDQTTTLNKSNLLPPDSG from the exons ATGGATCCCGACAACGATATCTATGCCTTCTACGACATTAGGGAGTACAAGGG GAAATGTAGACCGGGCAGGCCGATCTCGGAAAGAATCCTGCAACCGCGAATGTCACTCCTAGGGAAGCCGCTCAACTACAATCGCGGCACCCGCCGCGATGTTCGCTACCGGCGGCTCCAGAGCCGCCTCTACAACTTCCTGGAGCGACCGCGGGGCCTGCACGCCATCTTCTACCATGTTATGGT ATTCCTGATGGTGTTCACCTGCCTGGCTCTGAGCGTATTCTCCACCATCAAGGAGTACGAGGAGGACGCCGTCTACATCCTGTTCCGAATGGAGATCCTGGTTGTCATCTGGTTCACGATGGAGTTCGGGGCCCGCCTGTGGTCCTCGGGCTGCCGATCGCGGTACCAGGGCTGCATTGGGCGGCTGAAGTTCATCAAGCGACCATTCTGTATTATAG ATATAGTCACCATTTTAGCTTCAATTGTAGTATTAGGCATGGGCACTTCCGGTCAGGTGTTCGCCACGAGTGCCCTGCGAGGTCTGCGGTTCTTTCAGATCCTGCGGATGGTGCGCATGGATCGGCGGGGCGGCACCTGGAAGCTGCTCGGTTCGGTTGTTTACGCACACAGACAG GAGCTGATCACAACCATGTACATAGGATTCTTAGGTCTAATATTTGCATCATTCCTGGTCTATATGTGGGAGAAGGACGTCAATGATAAGTTCAGTAATTTCGCACAGGCCCTATGGTGGGGTGTG ATAACACTCTGCACGGTGGGATATGGAGACATGGTGCCGATCACCTGGCAGGGCAAGTTGATAGCCTCCTGTTGTGCCCTGTTGGGGATATCCTTCTTTGCGCTACCAGCG GGAATCCTGGGCAGTGGTTTTGCTTTAAAGgtccaacagcagcagcggcagaaaCACATGATCCGGCGACGCCAGCCGGCTGCCACTCTCATCCAGGCCGTGTGGCGATGCTATGCGGCCGACGAGCATTCCGTGTCGGTGGCCACATGGAAGATCCATCAGGTGGCCTTGCCCAGTCCGCCGGCCTC TTCTGAAAACTGGGAGcgattattaaaaaacataacTGAATATAG ACGTGCCTCGTCCAGCTTTAAGCACAACACGTCCTTTGTGGCCCGCCTGCCCACCATCCGGCGGCACAAGAGCCAAACGATCCAGACACCGGGCGGAGGTGACGGCACCGGAATGTCCAAGCCCCCGGGCTCGTCACGGGCCTCCACGCGCTACACCCGCACCATTCGGGACATCAATGCGTCCGTCGAGAATCTGG CCAGCCAGCCGCCAGAGTCGCTGGCCAACTGCAAACTCAGCTCCAGTGCCGGCTCCCTGGCCCAGTTTCCCGACCCGGAACCAGAGATCCAGGTCCATGTGGTTTCCGAGCGGGATCAAGGCCAGGAGCTGGTCAAGAGTGAACCTAACCAGAGCTCCAGAAACCTAACCATTCCGGTGGTGCTTTACGGTTTTCTCCACGGAAACTTCTTTGGCTCGACGTTGTCGCTGCGTGGTTCGCGAGTGGCTCCGGCCAACGACCGGGACGTAGAGGCTGGATGCCACCAGGAGGAGGATAAGCCAGGAGAAGATGCCTGCCGGCGGAGTAACACACTACCCTTGCCCGGCATCAGCCGGAGGAGTCCTAGTTCCAGTCCAAGCCGCAGTCCGGGCAGCGGACGCACGGGTCGCTTTTTTGCGGCTGCCTCGCACTTCCTGGAGACCGGATTCTCGCACAGTGCCACCACTggaggcggcggtggtggtggtgcaagTTCAGAAGTGGCAA ATGAGGATGAGGAGCCGCGCTGCACCCAGCTAACCAACCGGCACAAGACCGCCATCCGCTTCATACGCAAG CTCAAATACTTTGTGGCTCGTCGGAAGTTCAAGGAAGCCCTAAAGCCCTACGATGTCAAGGATGTCATGGAGCAATATGCAGCAG GTCATGTGGACTTGTTGGGTCGCGTAAAGATGCTACATCTGCG ATTGGATCAAATCCTAGGCAAACAAGGCTCCAAGGCCAAGGATGTGTACGCATCTAAGATAAGCTTAGCCTCTAGGGTGGTTAAAGTCGAGCGGCAG GTCGCTGATATTGAAGAGAAGCTGGACGTGCTGATCAAGGCGTATATGGAGGATCGTGATAGATTCCTGGCTCTTCCGTTGCCAGCCAAGCCCAAAATACATTCCATTAGTCCCAACCACAAGCCCCTGCACCACGCCCACAATCTGGCCATGATCGATGTGTGGAAACGCACTGCGGCGCTGAGTGTCCATCCGGAGCAGGTGACTACCACACCGGTGGTGAGTGCCTCGGTCACCGATGGCTCCGAGCTGAAGTCCCTGACGGCCACACAAACGGCGACCACGACCACGGATGCGATAGCCACACAAACCCCCATGCCGCCGCACATGCAGCATACAGCGACCAATACAAAG TCTTCCGTGCTTAACTCATATCAGCTGGGGTCTGAGAAGCAGCAGCACAATGATGTTTTTATGACTGAATTAGAGAATAGAACCAAAAAACGTGTTACGTTAAG CCTACAAAGATCCACATCGGAGCCATATAGCAAGCAGGAGCAACGCATCAATATACCCGATGAGGGTGCTGAATCCCTGGACAGCAGTGCAAAGCCAACGCCGCCAGATAGTTCAA TTATACTAATCGATGAGTACGAGGATTTCGAGGAGGAGGACCTTAACTGTGAAGGCGAAATGGAACACTTCCCCTCCTGGGAGATCGACAGTGATATTGGGGTCGATGTGGACGTGGATGCGGACGCCGATGGCGACTGCGATGAATCCACTGAGGACACGGCCCTGCTGCAGTGCGCCACGCGTACTGCCATTGTTATAACACCAATTAGCCCA GTAAGCTCCGCACACAATCTTCAGCAGTTAAATGACCAAACTACAACgcttaataaatcaaatttgcTTCCGCCAGACTCTGGCTAG
- the LOC6494995 gene encoding potassium voltage-gated channel subfamily KQT member 4 isoform X9 produces the protein MDPDNDIYAFYDIREYKGKCRPGRPISERILQPRMSLLGKPLNYNRGTRRDVRYRRLQSRLYNFLERPRGLHAIFYHVMVFLMVFTCLALSVFSTIKEYEEDAVYILFRMEILVVIWFTMEFGARLWSSGCRSRYQGCIGRLKFIKRPFCIIDIVTILASIVVLGMGTSGQVFATSALRGLRFFQILRMVRMDRRGGTWKLLGSVVYAHRQELITTMYIGFLGLIFASFLVYMWEKDVNDKFSNFAQALWWGVITLCTVGYGDMVPITWQGKLIASCCALLGISFFALPAGILGSGFALKVQQQQRQKHMIRRRQPAATLIQAVWRCYAADEHSVSVATWKIHQVALPSPPASSENWERLLKNITEYRRASSSFKHNTSFVARLPTIRRHKSQTIQTPGGGDGTGMSKPPGSSRASTRYTRTIRDINASVENLASNQNLTHKSISLIHKLPADEDEEPRCTQLTNRHKTAIRFIRKLKYFVARRKFKEALKPYDVKDVMEQYAAGHVDLLGRVKMLHLRLDQILGKQGSKAKDVYASKISLASRVVKVERQVADIEEKLDVLIKAYMEDRDRFLALPLPAKPKIHSISPNHKPLHHAHNLAMIDVWKRTAALSVHPEQVTTTPVVSASVTDGSELKSLTATQTATTTTDAIATQTPMPPHMQHTATNTKSSVLNSYQLGSEKQQHNDVFMTELENRTKKRVTLSLQRSTSEPYSKQEQRINIPDEGAESLDSSAKPTPPDSSIILIDEYEDFEEEDLNCEGEMEHFPSWEIDSDIGVDVDVDADADGDCDESTEDTALLQCATRTAIVITPISPVSSAHNLQQLNDQTTTLNKSNLLPPDSG, from the exons ATGGATCCCGACAACGATATCTATGCCTTCTACGACATTAGGGAGTACAAGGG GAAATGTAGACCGGGCAGGCCGATCTCGGAAAGAATCCTGCAACCGCGAATGTCACTCCTAGGGAAGCCGCTCAACTACAATCGCGGCACCCGCCGCGATGTTCGCTACCGGCGGCTCCAGAGCCGCCTCTACAACTTCCTGGAGCGACCGCGGGGCCTGCACGCCATCTTCTACCATGTTATGGT ATTCCTGATGGTGTTCACCTGCCTGGCTCTGAGCGTATTCTCCACCATCAAGGAGTACGAGGAGGACGCCGTCTACATCCTGTTCCGAATGGAGATCCTGGTTGTCATCTGGTTCACGATGGAGTTCGGGGCCCGCCTGTGGTCCTCGGGCTGCCGATCGCGGTACCAGGGCTGCATTGGGCGGCTGAAGTTCATCAAGCGACCATTCTGTATTATAG ATATAGTCACCATTTTAGCTTCAATTGTAGTATTAGGCATGGGCACTTCCGGTCAGGTGTTCGCCACGAGTGCCCTGCGAGGTCTGCGGTTCTTTCAGATCCTGCGGATGGTGCGCATGGATCGGCGGGGCGGCACCTGGAAGCTGCTCGGTTCGGTTGTTTACGCACACAGACAG GAGCTGATCACAACCATGTACATAGGATTCTTAGGTCTAATATTTGCATCATTCCTGGTCTATATGTGGGAGAAGGACGTCAATGATAAGTTCAGTAATTTCGCACAGGCCCTATGGTGGGGTGTG ATAACACTCTGCACGGTGGGATATGGAGACATGGTGCCGATCACCTGGCAGGGCAAGTTGATAGCCTCCTGTTGTGCCCTGTTGGGGATATCCTTCTTTGCGCTACCAGCG GGAATCCTGGGCAGTGGTTTTGCTTTAAAGgtccaacagcagcagcggcagaaaCACATGATCCGGCGACGCCAGCCGGCTGCCACTCTCATCCAGGCCGTGTGGCGATGCTATGCGGCCGACGAGCATTCCGTGTCGGTGGCCACATGGAAGATCCATCAGGTGGCCTTGCCCAGTCCGCCGGCCTC TTCTGAAAACTGGGAGcgattattaaaaaacataacTGAATATAG ACGTGCCTCGTCCAGCTTTAAGCACAACACGTCCTTTGTGGCCCGCCTGCCCACCATCCGGCGGCACAAGAGCCAAACGATCCAGACACCGGGCGGAGGTGACGGCACCGGAATGTCCAAGCCCCCGGGCTCGTCACGGGCCTCCACGCGCTACACCCGCACCATTCGGGACATCAATGCGTCCGTCGAGAATCTGG CTAGCAACCAAAACCTAACGCACAAGTCAATCTCTCTGATTCACAAATTGCCCGCAGATGAGGATGAGGAGCCGCGCTGCACCCAGCTAACCAACCGGCACAAGACCGCCATCCGCTTCATACGCAAG CTCAAATACTTTGTGGCTCGTCGGAAGTTCAAGGAAGCCCTAAAGCCCTACGATGTCAAGGATGTCATGGAGCAATATGCAGCAG GTCATGTGGACTTGTTGGGTCGCGTAAAGATGCTACATCTGCG ATTGGATCAAATCCTAGGCAAACAAGGCTCCAAGGCCAAGGATGTGTACGCATCTAAGATAAGCTTAGCCTCTAGGGTGGTTAAAGTCGAGCGGCAG GTCGCTGATATTGAAGAGAAGCTGGACGTGCTGATCAAGGCGTATATGGAGGATCGTGATAGATTCCTGGCTCTTCCGTTGCCAGCCAAGCCCAAAATACATTCCATTAGTCCCAACCACAAGCCCCTGCACCACGCCCACAATCTGGCCATGATCGATGTGTGGAAACGCACTGCGGCGCTGAGTGTCCATCCGGAGCAGGTGACTACCACACCGGTGGTGAGTGCCTCGGTCACCGATGGCTCCGAGCTGAAGTCCCTGACGGCCACACAAACGGCGACCACGACCACGGATGCGATAGCCACACAAACCCCCATGCCGCCGCACATGCAGCATACAGCGACCAATACAAAG TCTTCCGTGCTTAACTCATATCAGCTGGGGTCTGAGAAGCAGCAGCACAATGATGTTTTTATGACTGAATTAGAGAATAGAACCAAAAAACGTGTTACGTTAAG CCTACAAAGATCCACATCGGAGCCATATAGCAAGCAGGAGCAACGCATCAATATACCCGATGAGGGTGCTGAATCCCTGGACAGCAGTGCAAAGCCAACGCCGCCAGATAGTTCAA TTATACTAATCGATGAGTACGAGGATTTCGAGGAGGAGGACCTTAACTGTGAAGGCGAAATGGAACACTTCCCCTCCTGGGAGATCGACAGTGATATTGGGGTCGATGTGGACGTGGATGCGGACGCCGATGGCGACTGCGATGAATCCACTGAGGACACGGCCCTGCTGCAGTGCGCCACGCGTACTGCCATTGTTATAACACCAATTAGCCCA GTAAGCTCCGCACACAATCTTCAGCAGTTAAATGACCAAACTACAACgcttaataaatcaaatttgcTTCCGCCAGACTCTGGCTAG
- the LOC6494995 gene encoding potassium voltage-gated channel subfamily KQT member 1 isoform X12 translates to MDPDNDIYAFYDIREYKGKCRPGRPISERILQPRMSLLGKPLNYNRGTRRDVRYRRLQSRLYNFLERPRGLHAIFYHVMVFLMVFTCLALSVFSTIKEYEEDAVYILFRMEILVVIWFTMEFGARLWSSGCRSRYQGCIGRLKFIKRPFCIIDIVTILASIVVLGMGTSGQVFATSALRGLRFFQILRMVRMDRRGGTWKLLGSVVYAHRQELITTMYIGFLGLIFASFLVYMWEKDVNDKFSNFAQALWWGVITLCTVGYGDMVPITWQGKLIASCCALLGISFFALPAGILGSGFALKVQQQQRQKHMIRRRQPAATLIQAVWRCYAADEHSVSVATWKIHQVALPSPPASSENWERLLKNITEYRRASSSFKHNTSFVARLPTIRRHKSQTIQTPGGGDGTGMSKPPGSSRASTRYTRTIRDINASVENLDEDEEPRCTQLTNRHKTAIRFIRKLKYFVARRKFKEALKPYDVKDVMEQYAAGHVDLLGRVKMLHLRLDQILGKQGSKAKDVYASKISLASRVVKVERQVADIEEKLDVLIKAYMEDRDRFLALPLPAKPKIHSISPNHKPLHHAHNLAMIDVWKRTAALSVHPEQVTTTPVVSASVTDGSELKSLTATQTATTTTDAIATQTPMPPHMQHTATNTKSSVLNSYQLGSEKQQHNDVFMTELENRTKKRVTLSLQRSTSEPYSKQEQRINIPDEGAESLDSSAKPTPPDSSIILIDEYEDFEEEDLNCEGEMEHFPSWEIDSDIGVDVDVDADADGDCDESTEDTALLQCATRTAIVITPISPVSSAHNLQQLNDQTTTLNKSNLLPPDSG, encoded by the exons ATGGATCCCGACAACGATATCTATGCCTTCTACGACATTAGGGAGTACAAGGG GAAATGTAGACCGGGCAGGCCGATCTCGGAAAGAATCCTGCAACCGCGAATGTCACTCCTAGGGAAGCCGCTCAACTACAATCGCGGCACCCGCCGCGATGTTCGCTACCGGCGGCTCCAGAGCCGCCTCTACAACTTCCTGGAGCGACCGCGGGGCCTGCACGCCATCTTCTACCATGTTATGGT ATTCCTGATGGTGTTCACCTGCCTGGCTCTGAGCGTATTCTCCACCATCAAGGAGTACGAGGAGGACGCCGTCTACATCCTGTTCCGAATGGAGATCCTGGTTGTCATCTGGTTCACGATGGAGTTCGGGGCCCGCCTGTGGTCCTCGGGCTGCCGATCGCGGTACCAGGGCTGCATTGGGCGGCTGAAGTTCATCAAGCGACCATTCTGTATTATAG ATATAGTCACCATTTTAGCTTCAATTGTAGTATTAGGCATGGGCACTTCCGGTCAGGTGTTCGCCACGAGTGCCCTGCGAGGTCTGCGGTTCTTTCAGATCCTGCGGATGGTGCGCATGGATCGGCGGGGCGGCACCTGGAAGCTGCTCGGTTCGGTTGTTTACGCACACAGACAG GAGCTGATCACAACCATGTACATAGGATTCTTAGGTCTAATATTTGCATCATTCCTGGTCTATATGTGGGAGAAGGACGTCAATGATAAGTTCAGTAATTTCGCACAGGCCCTATGGTGGGGTGTG ATAACACTCTGCACGGTGGGATATGGAGACATGGTGCCGATCACCTGGCAGGGCAAGTTGATAGCCTCCTGTTGTGCCCTGTTGGGGATATCCTTCTTTGCGCTACCAGCG GGAATCCTGGGCAGTGGTTTTGCTTTAAAGgtccaacagcagcagcggcagaaaCACATGATCCGGCGACGCCAGCCGGCTGCCACTCTCATCCAGGCCGTGTGGCGATGCTATGCGGCCGACGAGCATTCCGTGTCGGTGGCCACATGGAAGATCCATCAGGTGGCCTTGCCCAGTCCGCCGGCCTC TTCTGAAAACTGGGAGcgattattaaaaaacataacTGAATATAG ACGTGCCTCGTCCAGCTTTAAGCACAACACGTCCTTTGTGGCCCGCCTGCCCACCATCCGGCGGCACAAGAGCCAAACGATCCAGACACCGGGCGGAGGTGACGGCACCGGAATGTCCAAGCCCCCGGGCTCGTCACGGGCCTCCACGCGCTACACCCGCACCATTCGGGACATCAATGCGTCCGTCGAGAATCTGG ATGAGGATGAGGAGCCGCGCTGCACCCAGCTAACCAACCGGCACAAGACCGCCATCCGCTTCATACGCAAG CTCAAATACTTTGTGGCTCGTCGGAAGTTCAAGGAAGCCCTAAAGCCCTACGATGTCAAGGATGTCATGGAGCAATATGCAGCAG GTCATGTGGACTTGTTGGGTCGCGTAAAGATGCTACATCTGCG ATTGGATCAAATCCTAGGCAAACAAGGCTCCAAGGCCAAGGATGTGTACGCATCTAAGATAAGCTTAGCCTCTAGGGTGGTTAAAGTCGAGCGGCAG GTCGCTGATATTGAAGAGAAGCTGGACGTGCTGATCAAGGCGTATATGGAGGATCGTGATAGATTCCTGGCTCTTCCGTTGCCAGCCAAGCCCAAAATACATTCCATTAGTCCCAACCACAAGCCCCTGCACCACGCCCACAATCTGGCCATGATCGATGTGTGGAAACGCACTGCGGCGCTGAGTGTCCATCCGGAGCAGGTGACTACCACACCGGTGGTGAGTGCCTCGGTCACCGATGGCTCCGAGCTGAAGTCCCTGACGGCCACACAAACGGCGACCACGACCACGGATGCGATAGCCACACAAACCCCCATGCCGCCGCACATGCAGCATACAGCGACCAATACAAAG TCTTCCGTGCTTAACTCATATCAGCTGGGGTCTGAGAAGCAGCAGCACAATGATGTTTTTATGACTGAATTAGAGAATAGAACCAAAAAACGTGTTACGTTAAG CCTACAAAGATCCACATCGGAGCCATATAGCAAGCAGGAGCAACGCATCAATATACCCGATGAGGGTGCTGAATCCCTGGACAGCAGTGCAAAGCCAACGCCGCCAGATAGTTCAA TTATACTAATCGATGAGTACGAGGATTTCGAGGAGGAGGACCTTAACTGTGAAGGCGAAATGGAACACTTCCCCTCCTGGGAGATCGACAGTGATATTGGGGTCGATGTGGACGTGGATGCGGACGCCGATGGCGACTGCGATGAATCCACTGAGGACACGGCCCTGCTGCAGTGCGCCACGCGTACTGCCATTGTTATAACACCAATTAGCCCA GTAAGCTCCGCACACAATCTTCAGCAGTTAAATGACCAAACTACAACgcttaataaatcaaatttgcTTCCGCCAGACTCTGGCTAG
- the LOC6494995 gene encoding potassium voltage-gated channel subfamily KQT member 1 isoform X10, whose amino-acid sequence MDPDNDIYAFYDIREYKGKCRPGRPISERILQPRMSLLGKPLNYNRGTRRDVRYRRLQSRLYNFLERPRGLHAIFYHVMVFLMVFTCLALSVFSTIKEYEEDAVYILFRMEILVVIWFTMEFGARLWSSGCRSRYQGCIGRLKFIKRPFCIIDIVTILASIVVLGMGTSGQVFATSALRGLRFFQILRMVRMDRRGGTWKLLGSVVYAHRQELITTMYIGFLGLIFASFLVYMWEKDVNDKFSNFAQALWWGVITLCTVGYGDMVPITWQGKLIASCCALLGISFFALPAGILGSGFALKVQQQQRQKHMIRRRQPAATLIQAVWRCYAADEHSVSVATWKIHQVALPSPPASRASSSFKHNTSFVARLPTIRRHKSQTIQTPGGGDGTGMSKPPGSSRASTRYTRTIRDINASVENLEVVQNGKSMNPSFSEDSVAETTCLKNIKNSDDEDEEPRCTQLTNRHKTAIRFIRKLKYFVARRKFKEALKPYDVKDVMEQYAAGHVDLLGRVKMLHLRLDQILGKQGSKAKDVYASKISLASRVVKVERQVADIEEKLDVLIKAYMEDRDRFLALPLPAKPKIHSISPNHKPLHHAHNLAMIDVWKRTAALSVHPEQVTTTPVVSASVTDGSELKSLTATQTATTTTDAIATQTPMPPHMQHTATNTKSSVLNSYQLGSEKQQHNDVFMTELENRTKKRVTLSLQRSTSEPYSKQEQRINIPDEGAESLDSSAKPTPPDSSIILIDEYEDFEEEDLNCEGEMEHFPSWEIDSDIGVDVDVDADADGDCDESTEDTALLQCATRTAIVITPISPVSSAHNLQQLNDQTTTLNKSNLLPPDSG is encoded by the exons ATGGATCCCGACAACGATATCTATGCCTTCTACGACATTAGGGAGTACAAGGG GAAATGTAGACCGGGCAGGCCGATCTCGGAAAGAATCCTGCAACCGCGAATGTCACTCCTAGGGAAGCCGCTCAACTACAATCGCGGCACCCGCCGCGATGTTCGCTACCGGCGGCTCCAGAGCCGCCTCTACAACTTCCTGGAGCGACCGCGGGGCCTGCACGCCATCTTCTACCATGTTATGGT ATTCCTGATGGTGTTCACCTGCCTGGCTCTGAGCGTATTCTCCACCATCAAGGAGTACGAGGAGGACGCCGTCTACATCCTGTTCCGAATGGAGATCCTGGTTGTCATCTGGTTCACGATGGAGTTCGGGGCCCGCCTGTGGTCCTCGGGCTGCCGATCGCGGTACCAGGGCTGCATTGGGCGGCTGAAGTTCATCAAGCGACCATTCTGTATTATAG ATATAGTCACCATTTTAGCTTCAATTGTAGTATTAGGCATGGGCACTTCCGGTCAGGTGTTCGCCACGAGTGCCCTGCGAGGTCTGCGGTTCTTTCAGATCCTGCGGATGGTGCGCATGGATCGGCGGGGCGGCACCTGGAAGCTGCTCGGTTCGGTTGTTTACGCACACAGACAG GAGCTGATCACAACCATGTACATAGGATTCTTAGGTCTAATATTTGCATCATTCCTGGTCTATATGTGGGAGAAGGACGTCAATGATAAGTTCAGTAATTTCGCACAGGCCCTATGGTGGGGTGTG ATAACACTCTGCACGGTGGGATATGGAGACATGGTGCCGATCACCTGGCAGGGCAAGTTGATAGCCTCCTGTTGTGCCCTGTTGGGGATATCCTTCTTTGCGCTACCAGCG GGAATCCTGGGCAGTGGTTTTGCTTTAAAGgtccaacagcagcagcggcagaaaCACATGATCCGGCGACGCCAGCCGGCTGCCACTCTCATCCAGGCCGTGTGGCGATGCTATGCGGCCGACGAGCATTCCGTGTCGGTGGCCACATGGAAGATCCATCAGGTGGCCTTGCCCAGTCCGCCGGCCTC ACGTGCCTCGTCCAGCTTTAAGCACAACACGTCCTTTGTGGCCCGCCTGCCCACCATCCGGCGGCACAAGAGCCAAACGATCCAGACACCGGGCGGAGGTGACGGCACCGGAATGTCCAAGCCCCCGGGCTCGTCACGGGCCTCCACGCGCTACACCCGCACCATTCGGGACATCAATGCGTCCGTCGAGAATCTGG AGGTAGTACAAAACGGCAAATCCATGAATCCAAGTTTCAGCGAGGATTCGGTTGCTGAAACCACttgcttaaaaaatattaaaaattcagACG ATGAGGATGAGGAGCCGCGCTGCACCCAGCTAACCAACCGGCACAAGACCGCCATCCGCTTCATACGCAAG CTCAAATACTTTGTGGCTCGTCGGAAGTTCAAGGAAGCCCTAAAGCCCTACGATGTCAAGGATGTCATGGAGCAATATGCAGCAG GTCATGTGGACTTGTTGGGTCGCGTAAAGATGCTACATCTGCG ATTGGATCAAATCCTAGGCAAACAAGGCTCCAAGGCCAAGGATGTGTACGCATCTAAGATAAGCTTAGCCTCTAGGGTGGTTAAAGTCGAGCGGCAG GTCGCTGATATTGAAGAGAAGCTGGACGTGCTGATCAAGGCGTATATGGAGGATCGTGATAGATTCCTGGCTCTTCCGTTGCCAGCCAAGCCCAAAATACATTCCATTAGTCCCAACCACAAGCCCCTGCACCACGCCCACAATCTGGCCATGATCGATGTGTGGAAACGCACTGCGGCGCTGAGTGTCCATCCGGAGCAGGTGACTACCACACCGGTGGTGAGTGCCTCGGTCACCGATGGCTCCGAGCTGAAGTCCCTGACGGCCACACAAACGGCGACCACGACCACGGATGCGATAGCCACACAAACCCCCATGCCGCCGCACATGCAGCATACAGCGACCAATACAAAG TCTTCCGTGCTTAACTCATATCAGCTGGGGTCTGAGAAGCAGCAGCACAATGATGTTTTTATGACTGAATTAGAGAATAGAACCAAAAAACGTGTTACGTTAAG CCTACAAAGATCCACATCGGAGCCATATAGCAAGCAGGAGCAACGCATCAATATACCCGATGAGGGTGCTGAATCCCTGGACAGCAGTGCAAAGCCAACGCCGCCAGATAGTTCAA TTATACTAATCGATGAGTACGAGGATTTCGAGGAGGAGGACCTTAACTGTGAAGGCGAAATGGAACACTTCCCCTCCTGGGAGATCGACAGTGATATTGGGGTCGATGTGGACGTGGATGCGGACGCCGATGGCGACTGCGATGAATCCACTGAGGACACGGCCCTGCTGCAGTGCGCCACGCGTACTGCCATTGTTATAACACCAATTAGCCCA GTAAGCTCCGCACACAATCTTCAGCAGTTAAATGACCAAACTACAACgcttaataaatcaaatttgcTTCCGCCAGACTCTGGCTAG